TTACCGTATTTGCATCACGTAAATCAAATGATTTTTCAAGGACACTGTATAAACAGCAACCAGTAGCAAACTTCTCAATCATGAATACTCGGAAGCCAGGAAGCTGATGAAACAAGAAAGTAAAAACAGGAACACATGAGATTTATGAGTAATACAACTGTCCAGGTACTAGAGAGACACTTAACAGCGCAAGATCAAACAGAGTGAACACAGCAATACCTTATCATCAGCTTTGGATGTAGTGCACCAGTCTTTTATAAGTTTGACAAAAATCTGCACACACGCCTAACAAAACCATAATCAAGATGTAAGTGAACAGTGGAAGTGGAGAACATAGCTATATTTCATCGCAGGAAAAAAAAGAAGTGGAAAATAGCTATAATAAAAAGAAATATTGTAAATCAAGATAACTGGAATCCTGACCTTCCGGAGCAGTATATCTTTATGACTGCATGAAGTAAACAAAAGTAGCTGCATTATGGTTTCCAAATACTGCCTACAGGTAGGAGCAAGGAGAACTGCAGACAAATCATGTGTAACCATCCCATGGAGGAATGTGTATAATGTCCTCTGCAGCTCTTGCAGTTCACGCATTTCCTGCAACAGTAAGAAATGAATACAGTATATAAGGAAGCCTGTAATTCATCTAGAACCCAATTGACGCCTACCAGAATAAGGAAAGTAGGTAGAATTAAAGGATGCAGGCAATAAACTAGCCAAGGACAAAAGCTAGCTACACAAGGTGAGGTGACGTATATAACGACATTATTGCAAAAAAAATGAGCAACCAGCAGAAGCGCCACCAATTCATTAAGGGAGGCGGAATTTACAGAGAGGGACGCATGTCTTTAATGGAACATGTGAAGGCCAATGACAAAGGGGACAACTCGTCCTTGATCAGAACCCCCAGGGTGGGCTGCCCGAAAGCCCAAGCCCAAGCACACGACAAACTATCAAATACGGCAAAATCCAAATGCttacaaaataaaaaataataagttAAGTAGTATATGGCCACTGAAGGTAATGCCACCGAGTATAATGACTAAGATGGGCAGTTCTGAAAAGCTTGTCGATGTCAGTAGATAGTTTTGCCAGAGGTTAACTGGAGTTGCACCAtcagaaagaaacaaagaagaaaGGAAGTATGACACCACGGGTAACAAAGAGGTTCACGTGGTACATGTATATCCCTATCAATCCAATACATTTAGATCTAGAAGGCACTAGTAAAGTACTCCCACCGAGACACTTgttttgggacggaggtagtatttagCATTCTAGGATCACAGAGACGAATACAAGAACAGGAAGCTACAAacatgaaaataaataaaactattgtTTACGGATGTGATTAACTTTACCTCGGTATTGCCTGCAGGACCAGTAGAAAAGGCATCTTGTGACAATATCACAGACATACGACTTGCAATAGTAGGAAAGACATCCTCCAGTATGCCACTTGCTGAAGAATTAAACTTGCATATTATTTGGTTTAACAATACAAGGAAGTCCACCATATCTTTTGCCTGTATGGAAACAAATAATGATGTGAGCAGCCCAGATGGAGCAACATAATTTTAGCTGTAGGAAGCCTTTTTTTAATAAAAGAGTACACAAGTGACAGAATGTTGCTCGAAGTAATAATATGCAGCTAGTATGAAGTTCGACAGGTACCAGAAAGAAATTTGTGCCAAGTATATCCAAGAAACGGGAGTGACTGAGAAGAAGTATTTAATGTCCTTTTTCCAATCGAGAAACGAGGAGCACGACTCAAGTGGTTATACATACAAATCCATTTACGGACATTGCATATTCACTACCAAGATCTCTTATAAGTTTTGGGACCAGAATGAATTCTTCCTGCAGTCCTATGTTGCTGTTTGGCATGATTTCGTTTCCTTTTCAACAGATATAAACAACTCTATGTTTTTCTATTATATTTTCTGCATATATACAGTGCAAGGAACTGTTACTGAGAAAAGAAACCTAAGTGCTGCAGGTACTACACATCAGCAGGGACAGCAAAGCAAAGAACCAAGAAGAGTAAATTCAAATTAACATAAGCAAAAAAACAAATACCTCGTTATGAACCAGCAATTGTCTTAGTGCGATCGGGATACATGGAAGCACCGAGATTCCTAATATCTCAATCATGCGGTGCAGAAAGGATATGACCTACATTTGCATAAGTTTGAAGTGGTTAATCATCCAAACAGTGAACTAACGAGGATCTTAAAGAAACAGGTTCAGATTTACCTTTGATCGCAGGGGCCTCACATTAGGAAATGAAACAAGGAGTTGTAGAACAACATCAAGGGTCTGAAGACAAAGTGGTAAGAAAATATCGCATCAGAAGAAGAGTAAAACAAAGACCATGGATATGTTGTTTATTGATGCAGAGTAATCAAGGACTTGGCAAATGTCCTCTTCATCAGCCACTTGCATATGCtacttaacaacaagcaaacatcacCACGCAAAAGATTAAGTGAAAACATGGAAGTAAAGAATGATAGAATTTACCTTTTTTAACATGACACCAATTGTTGGCCTACTTATCATCACGAGGCGTTCATTAAAGCCCTAGAAAAGACAACACCCGAACTAAGTAAGGATGTGATACATATGTACAGAACTAGAAATTTACACAAGAGTAAATCAGAActagattagaaaatatgccagaACACGAAAAAAAATACCAGACATGGCTCCGTATACTACCCCACAGAATACAGGATGTCCTATTGATCATTTCTTCTTTAGGTGCAAATGTAAAGCATACCTTGGTAACCATATTCAATGCAACAACAATCTGTAGAAGACTTATAGCTCTCGGGGATGATTCTTCGAGCCCTTGTGCTTCGGCACCCATAACAAGCGACTCGATCTGGAATTGATTTTCACTTAACCCAGTAAGTTCCCTCTCTCCTAGAGAATTAGAGCTATCATATTGGACAGAAGGGAAACAATCACCTGATGACAGAGAGGATTCAGCAAAGCTGTCAAGCACTGAACCTGCTTCTCTGGTGATACCTCTTCAATACCGATCAACAACCCCACAGCCTGCAATAAGAAATCATGCCAGTGGTCCAAGTTCAGTATCCCAATTAAAGAACATAAACAACTAGGTGCAAGCCAAGTTATGCTATAGAGACAGATGGACAATGCACCTCAAAAATCTGGCTGCCATCCTCTGAGCTGGAGAGCTTTGCCGCTTTATTTGCCCAGTCCATTGAAGTGAATTGTCCTAGGACATCTTCCAAGCTCTAACTCACAAACAAAACAGCCTCAGATCTAGCACAATAAACTAGATGGTGTGTGTATCTAAAAAACGGACAAGGAAATACCTGCAAAATGGTATCCAAGTAAGGGACTAGCTTTGCCTTCAACAACTTGACAGCTTTCATGAACAAGTATCCCGCACGGCGGCTCACATGGGAATTCTGATGGTGTATGCCTCGCTCATCCAAGAATGCGGCAAGAAGGTGTGGCACATACTGTACATTCTCTTGCATGAACTTGATGTAGCGTGTAACTGTCTCAAGATACACCAGTGCAACTAAGCGGTGTGAGTGGCACGAGAATCTCGCAGAAAGAAGCATGGGCACAAGCTCCCCGAGCAGCCCAGACCCAGTACGGATCTCCTCCTCACTCACTGCTTCCCCGAGCCGGTACAAAAGAGTAAGAGTGACCTCAACATCCTCAACGGTAGCTTCTGCGGATGAGAGCGCCGTCACAATCAACCCCTTTATGAACTGCTGTGTGGCAGCTGGTGCTACCCGACAAATGTTGCGGAACAATGCCACTAAATCCTTCCGTTGCTCCGCCATcatgtcctcctcctccttcccgatCTTGTCGAGCACATCAAGATGCACCCTGTAAACTGGGTCATATGTCATTTGCTGCCGCACCACCTCTAAGATCCGCCCCAAGTGCCCCAGCTGCTTCTCAGATGGAGCCTTCATTGTACTGACGTAGCCAGCTAAGAACTCGAGCACGGAACCAGAATCAACATCCTCCTCATAGCAGCTTTCTGCTGCCGAAAATACAGCTGGCAGCACCTCTTCGAGCATTTCCAATGCCGCAGCTCCATCGGCGTCACTAGGGCCAAGCTTGCGATAACAGGCAAGAGCCTCCACGGCATAAGTCGTCACCAAAGATGCCATCTTTAACCCACTGTCTGGGCTACCAAGCCCCTGCTGTGCAGACAGTAGTGACCTGAGCAACGCCACCTTCGCCCTTGCATCCATCCTCTTTGCAGCCACGGCAGAAAgacaccccaccgccgccgcagcaAGAGGGGCAGCACTTGCAGGGGACAGGGCAATGTCAAATAGAAGAGGAACAAACACATCATTGGCGACCAGCGCAACATCGATCCAGGAGATGCACCTGCGCGCCGCATCAAGGGCTACGGCGGCAGTGGGAGGGTCGGCCGCACCAAGAGTGGCGGCAGCGTCGTGCCAGTGGCGGGCGATCTGGGGCACGCACTGCGCTCGCATGGCGTCCTTGACCCTGCAGGCGTCGGCGGTCTCGTCGGCGTTGCGAGGGTAGTCCTGGGAGAGCAGGTCGTCGTCCAGAGAGATGAGGACGCGGGCGAACATGTCCGTGGGGCCCgactgcggcggcgacggcgggaggAGGTCGAGGAAGTAGGAGGGGTAGACATGCGGGTAATCCAGGCGGACGAGGAGGGCTACGAGCTGGGCGAGCTTGTTGCGGAGGAAGGGCGGGGAGGCGGCGTTGGAGGCggaggcgagggagaggagggaggagcggagCAGGGCGAGGTCGTCGGggagggcgatgcggcggcggaggagcgcgtcGTGGAGGGACTGGAGGCACCAGAAGTGGACGTGCGCGTGGGGCGAGGAGGCGAGGCCGGAGAGGCAGAGGCGGAGGAGCGAGGAGGGCGGGGACTCGTCGCGGGCGCGGGCGCAGAAGGCGAGCGCCTCCTCGCGGACGGCCGGGGAGGCGGAGGCCGCGGCGGGGGAGTCGGAGGCGAGCAGGATGGCCTGCTCTAGGTCGTCCATGGAGGCGCGGAGGAATCTGAGTGGAGGGGGCGGAgacggggagagagagagggggcggaggcggaggtggggtTAATATAACGGCGGAGGGGGGACGACGGGAGGGTTTGCTTtgctctttcctttcccttccttTGCTTCAGAGTTGTTGAGACGGGGCTGgtttttcttctctctattttggGTTTGGCTTGCCCGGATTTATGGGTTTATGGGCTGATTTTGGGTTCTCTTAGTTGTTGTTGTTAGGGTTTTTcggagttatttacccaaaaccatcaCATTTGGGGTTAGGGTAACAGGTCAGTACTAGATTTGAGCCAGGTCATAAAAAAACACCAACTATGTGCCTAATGACTAACGAAGAGCACTGATTGTCTGATAAGCTCATGAAAACAGTGAAACTGACAAGTTGGGCCCACCTGCCAGGCTGACGTGGCGTGCTTGTGTGGACAATATGCTGAGTCGGACGAGGGTCCCACCTGTAAATGACTCAAGTGTTTATCTTTTTTCCATTTTCCTTTTTCTCCTGGGCATTTTCCTCCTGGACATTTCAACAAACAGGTAATGTGCGTGTACCGACATCCGTGCACTGCACACCGCCAGCGCAGCTCACCGCCCTTGCTAGCCGGCGGTCACCCGAGACCTGGCCTCACTCGTGCTCGCGGCGCCTGCCCGGAGGCCCTAGCCGTGCTCGTGCTCGCGGCGCCCGCCCATTGGCCTTGGCCGCGCCCGTGCTCGCGTGCACCATGGAGGAGTGCCATGGCCGCGCCCGTGCTTGCGGTGACAGCCAAAGGCCCTGGTCGGGGGTGCTCCGTGGTGGAGCGTGCTGGTCACGCCCGTGCTCGCGGCACGGCCCTTGCCGCGCGCGCCGTGAAGGAGCGCCATGGCCACGGCCACGCTCGCGGCGGTGCCCCGTGGTGGCTTCCCAGACCGAAGCGTGCCGACGACCTTTGGACCCAGAGAGGTGCTCGGCATCGAGACGCCTCCCAGCACGCGCGGCCGCGCCTTTGACTCTGACGCAGGTGAAGCCCTCCACGTGGCGGCGCGGCCCTGGACGGCTAGCCGCAGCGGCTCGGCAGTGGTCTGAGTGGCGGGGCGGACAAGAGCTGGAGGTGCGGCTGGGGTTGGATCCCGCCCGGGGCAGTGGCTTGTGGCGACGGGTTG
This region of Triticum aestivum cultivar Chinese Spring chromosome 2D, IWGSC CS RefSeq v2.1, whole genome shotgun sequence genomic DNA includes:
- the LOC123052111 gene encoding exportin-T; translation: MDDLEQAILLASDSPAAASASPAVREEALAFCARARDESPPSSLLRLCLSGLASSPHAHVHFWCLQSLHDALLRRRIALPDDLALLRSSLLSLASASNAASPPFLRNKLAQLVALLVRLDYPHVYPSYFLDLLPPSPPQSGPTDMFARVLISLDDDLLSQDYPRNADETADACRVKDAMRAQCVPQIARHWHDAAATLGAADPPTAAVALDAARRCISWIDVALVANDVFVPLLFDIALSPASAAPLAAAAVGCLSAVAAKRMDARAKVALLRSLLSAQQGLGSPDSGLKMASLVTTYAVEALACYRKLGPSDADGAAALEMLEEVLPAVFSAAESCYEEDVDSGSVLEFLAGYVSTMKAPSEKQLGHLGRILEVVRQQMTYDPVYRVHLDVLDKIGKEEEDMMAEQRKDLVALFRNICRVAPAATQQFIKGLIVTALSSAEATVEDVEVTLTLLYRLGEAVSEEEIRTGSGLLGELVPMLLSARFSCHSHRLVALVYLETVTRYIKFMQENVQYVPHLLAAFLDERGIHHQNSHVSRRAGYLFMKAVKLLKAKLVPYLDTILQSLEDVLGQFTSMDWANKAAKLSSSEDGSQIFEAVGLLIGIEEVSPEKQVQCLTALLNPLCHQIESLVMGAEAQGLEESSPRAISLLQIVVALNMVTKGFNERLVMISRPTIGVMLKKTLDVVLQLLVSFPNVRPLRSKVISFLHRMIEILGISVLPCIPIALRQLLVHNEAKDMVDFLVLLNQIICKFNSSASGILEDVFPTIASRMSVILSQDAFSTGPAGNTEEMRELQELQRTLYTFLHGMVTHDLSAVLLAPTCRQYLETIMQLLLFTSCSHKDILLRKACVQIFVKLIKDWCTTSKADDKLPGFRVFMIEKFATGCCLYSVLEKSFDLRDANTLVVFGEIVMAQKVMYERFGEDFIVNFVAKALPEAHCPPELAEQYYQKLQGNDIKAFRSFYQSLIEKIRQQQNGSLVFR